The following are from one region of the Halorussus rarus genome:
- a CDS encoding plastocyanin/azurin family copper-binding protein: MSTEGSESVTRRGFMRAATGTAAAAGAAGTAVAQEEGGGGGGAAQEVVVGPGGSLVFEPAELTIAPGTTVNFVWESDNHNVVPSSQPDGANWEGTAGGETKTYNTGHEYSHTFETTGTYEYYCQPHETAGMTGTITVQEGGASTGGGGPAIPSSAKTLGIATTAALVFTLGLAYFFMKYGGDYGQIEE, translated from the coding sequence ATGAGCACGGAAGGAAGCGAGTCGGTCACGCGGCGCGGGTTCATGCGAGCCGCAACCGGGACCGCGGCCGCCGCCGGGGCGGCCGGCACCGCCGTAGCCCAGGAGGAGGGCGGCGGAGGCGGCGGCGCGGCACAGGAAGTCGTCGTCGGCCCCGGCGGCAGCCTGGTGTTCGAGCCCGCCGAACTCACCATCGCGCCCGGTACCACGGTCAACTTCGTGTGGGAGTCGGACAACCACAACGTCGTCCCGTCGAGCCAGCCCGACGGCGCCAACTGGGAGGGGACCGCGGGCGGCGAGACCAAGACGTACAACACGGGCCACGAGTACTCCCACACCTTCGAGACCACCGGCACCTACGAGTACTACTGCCAACCCCACGAGACCGCCGGCATGACCGGCACCATCACCGTCCAGGAGGGCGGCGCCTCGACGGGCGGCGGCGGTCCCGCCATCCCGAGCAGCGCCAAGACCCTCGGCATCGCCACGACCGCCGCGCTGGTGTTCACGCTCGGTCTCGCCTACTTCTTCATGAAGTACGGCGGCGACTACGGCCAGATAGAGGAGTAG
- a CDS encoding type II toxin-antitoxin system RatA family toxin: protein MDSVELSTVVYVSPEEAYEFLADFEGYADYSEHLDRVTRHGDGGPGTEYDIHLKWWKLNYVVRSEVTDFEPPERIAWRIVKDLDAHGRWVVEPAPEEAPPDRESASQVRLVIEFDADSASSDMIDLPRLVSLDWVIDKVKPLVLKEARKVVARIVEDLEGERREVDLTLHDSPDTI, encoded by the coding sequence GTGGACAGCGTCGAACTCAGCACCGTCGTCTACGTGTCGCCCGAGGAGGCCTACGAGTTCCTCGCCGACTTCGAGGGGTACGCCGACTACTCCGAGCACTTAGACCGGGTGACCCGCCACGGCGACGGCGGTCCCGGCACCGAGTACGACATCCACCTCAAGTGGTGGAAGCTGAACTACGTCGTCCGGTCGGAGGTGACCGACTTCGAGCCGCCCGAGCGCATCGCGTGGCGCATCGTCAAGGACCTCGACGCCCACGGGAGGTGGGTGGTCGAGCCGGCCCCCGAGGAGGCACCGCCCGACCGAGAGTCCGCCTCGCAGGTCCGACTGGTCATCGAGTTCGACGCCGACTCGGCGAGCTCCGACATGATCGACCTGCCGCGGCTGGTCTCGCTCGACTGGGTCATCGACAAGGTGAAACCGCTCGTGCTGAAGGAAGCCCGGAAGGTCGTCGCGCGCATCGTCGAGGACCTCGAGGGCGAGCGCCGCGAGGTCGACCTGACGCTCCACGACTCGCCCGACACGATCTGA
- a CDS encoding NAD(P)/FAD-dependent oxidoreductase: protein MEVAVLGAGYAGLTLARKLERNLPDDAAITVVERTGRHLVQHELHRVIRRPSLADDIAVELDEVLDRAAVRRAEVADVDPDAGAFTLASGETVDYDYCAVCLGAETAFYDLPGVEERATPLKTLDHAERIRAEFLDALAAGRAAESAGHDGEPSGDADGSTARVVVGGAGLSGVQVAGELAAFAREEGARDAVTITLLEQFDSVAPAFPENFQSAVRDQLESRDVEIRTGTAVAAADDEALELDSSERLSYDQFVWTGGIRGPDALDGERPEVKNTMQVGDGTFVVGDAARVVDADGEAVPASAQAAVREARAVADSIARLAEHDRDGDGVFEPRLDPFAFDSPGWLVSVGDGAVAQVGPTVLTGRAAKALKTTVGAGYLSSVGAISNAADLVSEELGYER, encoded by the coding sequence ATGGAAGTCGCTGTCCTGGGTGCGGGCTACGCCGGCCTGACTCTCGCTCGAAAGCTGGAACGCAATCTCCCCGACGACGCGGCCATTACGGTGGTCGAGCGGACCGGCCGCCACCTCGTCCAACACGAGCTCCACCGGGTTATCCGCCGGCCGTCGCTGGCCGACGACATCGCGGTCGAACTCGACGAGGTGCTCGACCGCGCGGCGGTCCGGCGGGCGGAGGTCGCCGACGTCGACCCCGACGCGGGCGCCTTCACCCTGGCGTCGGGCGAGACCGTCGACTACGACTACTGCGCCGTCTGTCTCGGGGCCGAGACCGCGTTCTACGACCTGCCCGGCGTCGAGGAACGGGCCACGCCGCTCAAGACGCTCGACCACGCCGAGCGCATCCGCGCGGAGTTCCTCGACGCGCTGGCGGCCGGTCGCGCCGCCGAATCGGCCGGCCATGACGGTGAGCCGTCCGGTGACGCGGACGGGTCGACCGCTCGCGTCGTGGTCGGCGGCGCGGGCCTCTCCGGCGTGCAGGTCGCGGGCGAGCTCGCCGCCTTCGCCCGCGAGGAGGGCGCCCGCGACGCGGTGACGATAACCCTCCTCGAGCAGTTCGACAGCGTCGCGCCCGCGTTCCCCGAGAACTTCCAGTCGGCGGTCCGCGACCAGCTCGAGTCCCGCGACGTCGAGATACGGACCGGTACCGCGGTCGCCGCGGCCGACGACGAGGCGCTCGAACTCGACTCGAGCGAGCGGCTGAGCTACGACCAGTTCGTCTGGACCGGCGGCATCCGGGGCCCCGACGCGCTCGACGGCGAGCGGCCCGAAGTGAAGAACACCATGCAGGTCGGCGACGGGACGTTCGTCGTGGGCGACGCGGCCCGGGTGGTCGACGCCGACGGCGAGGCCGTGCCCGCCAGCGCCCAGGCCGCGGTCCGGGAGGCCCGCGCGGTCGCCGACAGCATCGCCCGCCTCGCCGAGCACGACCGCGATGGCGACGGCGTCTTCGAGCCGCGGCTCGACCCGTTCGCGTTCGACTCGCCGGGCTGGCTGGTGTCGGTCGGCGACGGCGCGGTCGCCCAGGTCGGCCCGACGGTGCTCACCGGCCGGGCCGCGAAGGCGCTCAAGACGACAGTCGGCGCGGGATACCTCTCGTCGGTGGGAGCGATCAGCAACGCCGCGGACCTCGTGAGCGAGGAGCTTGGATACGAGCGGTAG
- the mvaD gene encoding phosphomevalonate decarboxylase MvaD — MKATAKAHPIQGLVKYHGMRDEELRLPYHDSISVCTAPSHTKTTVEFDPDLDADTFVVDGEELADHEADRVMNVVSRVRELADADHVEHPVRLESENSFPSNVGLGSSSSGFAAAAMALAEAADLGLSRPEISTVARRGSSSAARAVTGAFSDLHTGLNDEDCRSERLDSPLEDDLRIVAGLVPAYKETEHAHREAADSHMFEARLAHIHEQLAEVRDALREGDFRRVFETAEHDSLSLAATTMTGPAGWVYWKPATLEIFDAVRELREEEDVPVYFSTDTGASVYVNTTAEHADRVEEVVADCGVETMVWEVGGPAEVLPESEALF, encoded by the coding sequence ATGAAGGCGACCGCGAAGGCCCACCCGATCCAGGGGCTGGTCAAGTACCACGGGATGCGAGACGAGGAGCTGCGGCTCCCGTACCACGACTCCATCAGCGTCTGCACCGCGCCGAGCCACACGAAGACCACCGTCGAGTTCGATCCCGACCTCGACGCGGACACCTTCGTCGTCGACGGCGAGGAGCTGGCGGACCACGAGGCCGACCGAGTGATGAACGTTGTTTCACGCGTGCGCGAACTCGCCGACGCCGACCACGTCGAGCACCCCGTCCGGCTGGAGAGCGAGAACTCCTTCCCGTCGAACGTCGGACTCGGCTCCTCGTCGTCCGGGTTCGCCGCGGCGGCGATGGCCCTCGCGGAGGCCGCCGACCTCGGGCTCTCCCGCCCGGAGATCTCGACCGTCGCGCGCCGCGGATCCTCGTCGGCGGCCCGCGCGGTCACGGGTGCGTTCTCGGACCTCCACACCGGCCTCAACGACGAGGACTGCCGCTCCGAGCGCCTCGACTCGCCCCTCGAAGACGACCTCCGCATCGTGGCCGGGCTGGTGCCCGCGTACAAGGAGACCGAGCACGCCCACCGCGAGGCCGCCGACAGCCACATGTTCGAAGCCCGGCTCGCCCACATCCACGAACAGCTCGCGGAGGTGCGCGACGCGCTGCGCGAGGGCGACTTCCGCCGGGTCTTCGAGACCGCCGAGCACGACTCGCTGTCGCTGGCGGCCACGACGATGACCGGGCCCGCCGGCTGGGTCTACTGGAAACCGGCCACCCTGGAGATCTTCGACGCCGTGCGCGAGCTCCGCGAGGAAGAGGACGTGCCGGTCTACTTCTCGACCGACACCGGTGCGAGCGTCTACGTCAACACGACCGCCGAGCACGCCGACCGCGTCGAGGAGGTCGTCGCGGATTGCGGCGTCGAGACGATGGTATGGGAGGTCGGTGGCCCGGCCGAGGTCCTGCCGGAGAGCGAAGCTCTGTTCTGA
- the nth gene encoding endonuclease III has protein sequence MGEPLDTREAQTEEVIERLYEEYPDSTISLDFSNRLELLVAVMLSAQCTDERVNKETEHLFEKYRTVEDYANADVDELSEDIGSITYHNSKADYIKSSARTMLEEHDGEVPDTMEGLTDLKGVGRKTANVVLQHGHDVVEGIVVDTHVQRLSRRLAITEEERPEAIEEDLFDVVPEEDWQQYTHLLISHGRATCTARNPDCGDCVLEDVCPSSRLDHEVDLASGEPWDA, from the coding sequence ATGGGAGAACCACTAGACACGCGCGAGGCCCAGACCGAGGAGGTCATCGAGCGGCTCTACGAGGAGTACCCCGACTCCACCATCTCGCTCGACTTCTCGAACAGGCTCGAACTGCTCGTCGCGGTGATGCTGTCGGCCCAGTGCACCGACGAGCGCGTGAACAAGGAGACCGAGCACCTCTTCGAGAAGTACCGGACCGTCGAGGACTACGCGAACGCCGACGTCGACGAGCTCTCCGAGGACATCGGCTCCATCACCTACCACAACAGCAAGGCCGACTACATCAAATCCTCTGCCCGGACGATGCTCGAGGAGCACGACGGCGAGGTGCCCGACACGATGGAGGGGCTGACCGACCTCAAGGGCGTCGGGCGCAAGACCGCCAACGTCGTCCTCCAGCACGGCCACGACGTGGTCGAGGGCATCGTGGTCGACACCCACGTCCAGCGGCTCTCCCGGCGGCTCGCCATCACGGAGGAGGAGCGTCCCGAGGCCATCGAGGAGGACCTGTTCGACGTCGTTCCGGAGGAGGACTGGCAGCAGTACACCCACCTGCTGATCAGCCACGGCCGGGCGACCTGCACCGCGCGCAACCCCGACTGCGGCGACTGCGTGCTCGAGGACGTCTGCCCGTCCTCGCGGCTCGACCACGAGGTCGACCTCGCCAGCGGCGAGCCGTGGGACGCCTGA
- a CDS encoding DUF7321 family protein, protein MASEPLVAAAIALVVTASLPFYLYGAWYILDQEVVTWDVLIHHLKFIAVGLLLTTVPMVTWMLPRFFDQIGGFAALHAFLGLQAYAMLIVALTGIVRIFQVKRSHDLYASDTDRDVEINDLHENMGAWRGRLRVGVAGYVLFWLLAWLIGIVRFFLRYVLY, encoded by the coding sequence ATGGCGAGCGAGCCCCTGGTCGCGGCCGCGATAGCCCTCGTCGTCACCGCCAGCCTGCCGTTCTACCTCTACGGGGCCTGGTACATCCTCGACCAGGAGGTGGTGACCTGGGACGTGCTGATCCACCACCTCAAGTTCATCGCGGTCGGACTGCTGCTGACCACGGTCCCGATGGTGACGTGGATGCTGCCCCGCTTCTTCGACCAGATAGGCGGGTTCGCCGCCCTCCACGCCTTCCTGGGCCTGCAGGCGTACGCGATGCTCATCGTCGCGCTGACGGGCATCGTCCGCATCTTCCAGGTCAAGCGCAGCCACGACCTGTACGCTTCGGACACCGACCGCGACGTGGAGATAAACGACCTTCACGAGAACATGGGGGCGTGGCGGGGCCGGCTCCGGGTCGGGGTCGCGGGCTACGTCCTGTTCTGGCTGCTGGCGTGGCTCATCGGCATCGTCCGGTTCTTCCTGCGGTACGTGCTGTACTGA